Within Streptomyces sp. SS1-1, the genomic segment GTTGACCGTCAAACTTTTTGGTGAGACGCTGAAAGTCCCCGCGCACCTCAGCTGTTTGGCGTGGCTGAACGGCAGTACAACTCAAGCCCGTCAAGCATCCACGGGTGCGAATCCCTCACGACCCACACCGCATCGGTCGGTCACTCAGTGTGGAGGACCATCCATCATGGCAAAGGCGCTTCTCGGTTACGTCGGCGGCTCCGACCCGCGACTCCTCGCCGAGATGCGACGGCTCCAGCAGCGTGTCCAGGACCTGGAATCCGAGCTCGTACGGATCCAGGCCGAGAACGAGGCGCTGACGGCTGCCGCTTCTCACGACAGGATCATGGAGAGCATCGACGCACACCAGGCGGAGCCTGCGCTCACCTGATCACTGCATCGCTCCACGAAAGCACGGCAGTGGTCGGGCGGCCCGTATCCAACCGCTCGGCAGTTGTCGGACGACTGGGCTTCCAGTTGTCAGAAATTGCAAGGGACGCTTCGGCGTCCCTTCTTTCTTTCCCCCCGCCTTATTGCCCCGCGCATCCTTTCACCTTCTTCAACGTCTGGTGTGCCCTCGGCGTTCACCGGCGAAACCGCACGTTCATGGAGCGAGACATCCCCGGACGGTAGAGTCCGGCGGCGTGCACCTCAAGGCCCTGACCCTCCGCGGCTTCAAGTCGTTCGCCTCGGCGACCACGCTCCGGTTCGAGCCGGGGATCACGTGCGTCGTCGGACCGAACGGCTCGGGCAAGTCCAACGTCGTGGACGCGCTCAGCTGGGTCATGGGCGAGCAGGGCGCCAAGTCGCTGCGCGGCGGCAAGATGGAGGACGTCATCTTCGCCGGCACCACCGGCCGCCCGCCGCTGGGCCGCGCCGAGGTGTCGCTGACCATCGACAACTCCGACGGTGCCCTGCCCATCGAGTACGCCGAGGTCACCATCACGCGGATCATGTTCCGCAACGGCGGCAGCGAGTACCAGATCAACGGCGACACCTGCCGGCTGCTCGACATCCAGGAACTGCTCTCCGACTCCGGCATCGGCCGCGAGATGCACGTCATCGTCGGCCAGGGCCAGCTCGACTCCGTGCTGCACGCCGACCCGATGGGCCGCCGCGCCTTCATCGAGGAGGCCGCCGGCGTCCTCAAGCACCGCAAGCGCAAGGAGAAGGCGCTGCGCAAGCTGGACGCGATGCAGGCCAACCTCGCGCGCGTGCAGGACCTCACCGAGGAGCTGCGGCGCCAGCTCAAGCCGCTGGGCCGCCAGGCCGCCGTCGCCCGCCGGGCCGCCGTCATCCAGGCCGACCTGCGCGACGCCCGGCTGCGCCTCCTCGCCGACGACCTCGTACGGCTGCGGCAGGCGCTGAGCGCCGAGGTCGCGGACGAGGCCGCGCTCAAGGCCCGCAAGGAGTCCGCCGAGCAGGAGCTGAGGAAGGCGCTCCAGCGGGAGGCGGCCCTGGAGGACGAGGTGCGCAGGCTCGCGCCGCGCCTCCAGCGGGCCCAGCAGACCTGGTACGAGCTGTCCCAGCTCGCCGAACGGGTGCGCGGCACGATCTCGCTGGCCGACGCCCGGGTGAAGAGCGCCACGTCCGCGCCGCCCGAGGAGCGCCGGGGCCGCGACCCCGAGGACATGGAGCGGGAGGCCGCCCGCATCCGCGAGCAGGAGGCCGAGCTGGAGGCGGCCCTGGAGGCGGCCGAGCGCGCCCTGGAGGACACGGTCGAGCACCGCGCCGAACTGGAGCGTGAGCTGGCCGTCGAGGAGCGCCGCCTGAAGGACGTCGCCCGCGCCATCGCCGACCGCCGCGAGGGCCTCGCCCGGCTGAACGGCCAGGTCAACGCCGCCCGCTCACGAGCCGCCTCCGCGCAGGCCGAGATCGACCGGCTGGCCGCAGCCCGCGACGAGGCACAGGAGCGGGCCGTCGCCGCCCAGGAGGAGTACGAGGCCCTGAAGGCCGAGGTAGACGGCCTGGACGCCGGTGACGCCGAGCTCGGCGAGCGGCACGAGGCTGCGAAGCGAGAGCTCGCCGAGGCGGAGGCCGGGCTCACGGCCGCCCGCGAGGCCGTCACCGCCGCCGAACGCCGCCGCGCCGCGACCCAGGCCCGCCACGAGGCCCTGGCCATGGGCCTGCGCCGCAAGGACGGCACCGGTGCCCTGCTGGGCGCGCGGGACCGCCTGACCGGTCTGCTCGGACCGGCGGCGGAGCTGCTGACCGTGGCCCCGGGACACGAGGTGGCGCTCGCCGCCGCCTTCGGGTCCGCGGCGGACGCGGTCGCGGTGACGTCCCCGGCCGCCGCCGCCGAGGCGATCCGCCTGCTGCGCAAACAGGACGGAGGCCGCGCCTCGCTCCTGCCGGCCGGCGACCCCGCCCCCGCACCGGAGCCGGCCCCCGCGCCCGCCGGACGCCTCGCCGCCGATCTCGTCACCGGACCCGCCGAGCTCATGCCCGCCGTACGCCGCCTGCTGCGGGGGATCGTCGTCGTCGGCACCCTGGAGGACGCCGAGGACCTCGTCTACGCCCACCCCGAGCTGACGGCGGTCACCGCCGAGGGCGATCTCCTCGGCGCCCACTTCGCGCACGGCGGCTCCGCCGGTGCGCCCAGCCTGCTGGAGGTGCAGGCGTCCGTCGACGAGGCCGCCGCCGAACTGGACGAGCTGGCCGTGCGCTGCGAGGAGCTGACCGAGGCGCAGCACGCGGCCGCCGAACGGCGCCGGGAGTGCGCCGCGCTCGTCGAGGAGCTGGGGGAGCGGCGCCGGGCCGCCGACCGGGAGAAGTCGGCCGTCGCCCAGCAGCTCGGCCGGCTCGCCGGGCAGGCTCGCGGTGCCGCCGGGGAGGCCGAGCGGTCCGTGGCCGCCGCCGCCCGCGCCCAGGAGGCGCTCGACAAGGCGCTCCAGGACGTCGAGGAGCTGGCGGAACGGCTCGCCGTCGCCGAGGAGATGCCGGTCGAGGAGGAACCGGACACCTCGGTGCGCGACCGGCTCGCCGCCGACGGCGCCAACGCCCGCCAGACCGAGATGGAGGCCCGCCTCCAGGTCCGTACGCACGAGGAACGCGTCAAGGGGCTCG encodes:
- the smc gene encoding chromosome segregation protein SMC, encoding MHLKALTLRGFKSFASATTLRFEPGITCVVGPNGSGKSNVVDALSWVMGEQGAKSLRGGKMEDVIFAGTTGRPPLGRAEVSLTIDNSDGALPIEYAEVTITRIMFRNGGSEYQINGDTCRLLDIQELLSDSGIGREMHVIVGQGQLDSVLHADPMGRRAFIEEAAGVLKHRKRKEKALRKLDAMQANLARVQDLTEELRRQLKPLGRQAAVARRAAVIQADLRDARLRLLADDLVRLRQALSAEVADEAALKARKESAEQELRKALQREAALEDEVRRLAPRLQRAQQTWYELSQLAERVRGTISLADARVKSATSAPPEERRGRDPEDMEREAARIREQEAELEAALEAAERALEDTVEHRAELERELAVEERRLKDVARAIADRREGLARLNGQVNAARSRAASAQAEIDRLAAARDEAQERAVAAQEEYEALKAEVDGLDAGDAELGERHEAAKRELAEAEAGLTAAREAVTAAERRRAATQARHEALAMGLRRKDGTGALLGARDRLTGLLGPAAELLTVAPGHEVALAAAFGSAADAVAVTSPAAAAEAIRLLRKQDGGRASLLPAGDPAPAPEPAPAPAGRLAADLVTGPAELMPAVRRLLRGIVVVGTLEDAEDLVYAHPELTAVTAEGDLLGAHFAHGGSAGAPSLLEVQASVDEAAAELDELAVRCEELTEAQHAAAERRRECAALVEELGERRRAADREKSAVAQQLGRLAGQARGAAGEAERSVAAAARAQEALDKALQDVEELAERLAVAEEMPVEEEPDTSVRDRLAADGANARQTEMEARLQVRTHEERVKGLAGRADSLDRAARAEREARARAEQRRARLRHEAAVAEAVASGARQLLAHVEVSLGRAERERAAAEAAKARREQELAAARTEGRDLKAELDKLTDSVHRGEVLGAEKRMRIEQLETKALEELGVEPAGLVSEYGPDQLVPPSLPAEGEQLPEDPDHPRNRPKPFVRAEQEKRLKAAERAYQQLGKVNPLALEEFAALEERHQFLSEQLEDLRKTRADLLQVVKEVDERVEQVFTEAYRDTAREFEGVFSRLFPGGEGRLVLTDPDNMLTTGVDVEARPPGKKVKRLSLLSGGERSLTAVALLVSIFKARPSPFYVMDEVEAALDDTNLQRLIRIMQELQEASQLIVITHQKRTMEVADALYGVSMQGDGVSKVISQRLR